Proteins encoded in a region of the Magallana gigas chromosome 8, xbMagGiga1.1, whole genome shotgun sequence genome:
- the LOC105347186 gene encoding uncharacterized protein, translated as MPSNDDFSLSVLVGNTVLPEYSHGGVCYVECDLFSPVSFKQRTEERVGQELEVQKQPVTPFSICLVAKPSPNIHQRYYYRVFIDGQKVTARSIQQGQYKYIKGFRDNNTVKEFLFSMPSLKQSQIQSPSSDRVGWIDVECWNATLKTSKKTVRNKQHNFIPGSKKDSLRVTQGKYMMTTTKVGRVLQLKNINRTTDFWDLISLRSKLSVKYVTAQGLTDMGMTVVPIPYPVTLGRGQSQGVGQSQGVGQQEMEQKPNVDLSNGLAGTVYDNQTQDKTEIKESIVVDSSCDVVIDGSVDLTAPEPEIKMESEDGSEADIQNVSPERKNRGKGVPHLGTDLVINLCDLEEETGRADNDVIVLD; from the exons ATGCCGTCTAATGATGATTTCTCGCTGAGTGTGTTGGTCGGTAACACAGTCCTGCCTGAGTACTCTCACGGCGGAGTGTGTTACGTGGAGTGCGATCTGTTCTCTCCTGTAAGCTTCAAACAGCGGACAGAGGAAAGAGTGGGACAAGAACTTGAGGTTCAG AAACAACCTGTGACACCATTCTCCATCTGCCTTGTGGCAAAACCCAGCCCCAACATCCACCAGCGGTATTATTACAGGGTGTTTATTGATGGCCAGAAAGTCACCGCTCGAAGTATCCAGCAGGGCCAATATAA GTATATCAAGGGATTTCGTGATAATAACACTGTAAAAGAATTCCTCTTCTCCATGCCCAGCCTCAAACAATCACAG ATTCAGTCTCCATCCTCGGATCGTGTTGGGTGGATCGACGTGGAGTGTTGGAACGCCACTTTGAAGACATCAAAGAAAACAGTCAGAAACAAACAACACAACTTCATCCCAGGATCCAAAAAAGACAGTTTACGAGTAACCCAAG GCAAGTACATGATGACCACTACTAAAGTAGGGCGTGTCCTTCAGCTAAAGAATATTAATAGAACCACTGACTTCTGGGATCTCATCTCGCTGCGTAGTAAACTCTCTGTGAAATATGTCACTGCTCAGGGTCTGACTGATATGGGTATGACTGTGGTCCCTATCCCTTACCCTGTCACCCTGGGGCGTGGCCAGTCCCAAGGGGTTGGTCAGTCTCAGGGAGTAGGTCAGCAAGAAATGGAACAAAAACCTAACGTAGATCTGTCAAACGGTTTGGCAGGAACAGTCTACGACAACCAGACACAAGACAAAACCGAGATTAAGGAGAGCATCGTTGTTGATTCCAGTTGTGACGTTGTTATAGACGGAAGTGTTGATTTAACTGCTCCGGAACCAGAGATCAAAATGGAGTCGGAGGATGGATCTGAAGCAGACATTCAGAATGTGTCGCCAGAGAGAAAGAATAGGGGCAAAGGAGTGCCACATTTGGGAACCGACCTTGTGATTAACCTCTGTGACCTTGAGGAAGAAACGGGGAGGGCTGACAATGATGTCATTGTGTTAGACTGA